The following coding sequences are from one Dermacentor silvarum isolate Dsil-2018 chromosome 4, BIME_Dsil_1.4, whole genome shotgun sequence window:
- the LOC119448970 gene encoding uncharacterized protein K02A2.6-like, with amino-acid sequence MEVDTGAVYSVIGEAEFTRLFPGMVLEKSDLKLRGYFGHQSAVVGKATVLAKFGEKHARLPLFVVKSGTRALLGRNWAKAFGMPPDSLLNVHSVDDVKDLISRLLDVFSEGLGNFAGVKAKIRVPEDVKPRFFRPRPVPFALQDMVAQELQRLQREGILRPVRTAEWAAPLVPVLKKDGKIRLCGDFKVTVNRAADIETYPVPRVEEIWAQLAGGVMFSKLDLRDAYQQVELDEESKKLVTINTPQGLFQYNRLPFGVASAPAIFQREMECLLRGCRRTVVYFDDILVSGVSEEDHRNNLEEVLRRLSGAGLRLKLQKCVFEITSVEYLGYVIDKHGLHPAPEKIEAIVRAPAPSDRRELQSYLGLHNFYRRFLPNLSTVLHPLHVLLKKDTSWH; translated from the coding sequence ATGGAAGTTGATACGGGGGCCGTCTACTCGGTGATTGGCGAAGCGGAGTTCACGAGGCTGTTTCCAGGGATGGTACTAGAAAAATCCGATCTCAAGCTGAGAGGCTACTTCGGCCATCAATCCGCGGTCGTGGGGAAAGCGACAGTGCTGGCCAAATTCGGAGAAAAACACGCTCGACTACCATTGTTCGTCGTCAAGAGCGGTACGCGAGCCCTGCTAGGAAGGAACTGGGCGAAAGCTTTTGGTATGCCGCCCGACAGTCTGCTGAACGTGCACTCGGTCGATGACGTGAAGGACCTGATAAGCCGATTACTTGATGTGTTTTCAGAAGGTCTCGGTAACTTTGCAGGAGTGAAGGCCAAGATAAGAGTGCCAGAGGACGTGAAACCACGTTTCTTCAGGCCGAGACCAGTACCATTTGCTCTGCAGGACATGGTGGCGCAGGAACTACAGCGGTTGCAGCGAGAAGGTATCCTCAGGCCAGTGCGGACCGCGGAATGGGCAGCGCCATTGGTTCCAGTTTTGAAGAAGGACGGAAAAATTCGATTGTGCGGGGACTTCAAGGTCACGGTAAACCGGGCAGCAGATATCGAGACGTACCCGGTGCCACGGGTCGAAGAAATCTGGGCACAACTGGCGGGAGGCGTGATGTTCTCCAAGTTGGATCTGCGGGATGCATACCAGCAAGTCGAGTTGGATGAGGAGTCGAAGAAATTGGTGACTATCAACACACCGCAGGGACTTTTTCAGTACAACCGACTGCCATTCGGAGTGGCATCGGCACCGGCAATTTTCCAGCGGGAAATGGAGTGTCTGCTTCGCGGTTGTCGCCGGACTGTCGTGTATTTCGACGACATACTTGTGTCTGGGGTCTCCGAAGAGGACCACCGTAACAACTTGGAAGAAGTGCTGAGGCGACTGAGTGGAGCAGGGTTAAGGTTGAAGCTTCAAAAATGTGTGTTCGAGATAACAAGCGTGGAGTACCTGGGATATGTCATCGATAAGCACGGCCTGCACCCAGCACCTGAGAAGATCGAGGCCATCGTACGAGCACCGGCCCCATCTGACAGACGGGAATTGCAGAGCTACCTCGGTCTCCACAATTTTTACCGAAGATTTCTGCCGAACTTATCAACGGTGCTGCACCCATTGCACGTGTTGCTCAAAAAAGACACGTCATGGCACTAG